Within the Leptotrichia sp. oral taxon 498 genome, the region GATGGGAAAAATTTTTCAAAAATATAGCAATCAAAGTAATAATTATAATAGGGGGAACAATCATTCCCATCGTTGCAAATATAGATCCGATAAGACCTTTCACTTTGTGTCCTACAAATGTTGCCGTATTTACTGCAATAACTCCAGGGGTTACTTGTCCTATCGCATAATAATCCATAATTTCATCTTCTGTAGCCCATTTATTCTTTTCAACAACTTCCCTTTTTATCATTGGAAGCATAGCGTATCCGCCACCAAATGTGAAAAGTCCCATTTTTGCAAATGAAAAAAATAATTTAAATAATGTTCCCATTTTAATTTCCTTTCTTTGCTTATAAGCATATATTTTATTATACAAAATATAATTTTAAAAATCAATATATTTTTATTTTATCATTAATTAAAAAAAGAAAGCTCTTACACTTTCTTTAATTTAATAAAAATATTCGAATAATAATTTTAAACCTTGTTTTAATGGATACACTACTTCAACTGAAATTGTTTCAAACATAACTCAATTCAGAGATTTGTTTCAATCCTTGTTTTAATGGATACACTACTTCAACTAAAAGATTTCAGCAGCAAGGAGATTGCTCAGATTAAGTTTCAATCCTTGTTTTAATGGATACACTACTTCAACCAGGTTACATCTATGAAGGAAACAAAGAGAAAGTTTTTGTTTCAATCCTTGTTTTAATGGATACACTACTTCAACAAAAAAGCAGGAGCAAATAACACAAGATTAGTGAGAAGTTTCAATCCTTGTTTTAATGGATACACTACTTCAACGAGTATATTCAGTATCAAAAGAAACAACTAAAGGACGACGTTTCAATCCTTGTTTTAATGGATACACTACTTCAACTTTTCTGATGATTGTAATGTATGTCCGAATTATTGGGCGTGTTTCAATCCTTGTTTTAATGGATACACTACTTCAACACTTGAATAAACTTCTTAAAAGAATGTTCTTAATCATGTTTCAATCCTTGTTTTAATGGATACACTACTTCAACACTCGAAATATATTATACTGATGGTAAAAGAAAGTACCGTCTGTTTCAATCCTTGTTTTAATGGATACACTACTTCAACCCGTATTTTCAATAAAATCCTTTATTTATCAGTATTACAGAGATTTTTTCAGACATTAAAATCACATTTTTTTGCTTAAATTTTGTCATTTTTTGATGTTTTTTTATCATTTTCCGTAACTCCTAAACCTTATATTTACTGACTTTGAGTTGATTTTTCTCCTTATTTTTTAATTCTTGGAGTGGTAGGAACTTTTCCTACGAACTTATTTTACCATATTTTTTTGTTTTTTCAAAATTTTTTTTAAATTTTTTTATGATAAATAAAAAACTTCATTTTCTATTTCTCTCTTTAAAAATTTTTATTTATAATTTTCTCAAAAAATGATATACTAAATTTAAAAATAAAAAAAATCAAAAAAGAAAAGGAAAAAGAAAAAATGAACTCACTTGATAATGAAATATTAAAAAATTATACAAATTTGAAAAACAAAATTGAAAAATATAATAATCTTTATTACAACGAAGATAATCCAATTATTTCAGATATGGAATATGACGGACTCTTGCGAAAGTTAAAAGAGATGGAAAAAGAATATCCCACTCTTTTAGAAATTGATGATTCTCCGACTGAAAAAATTGGAGGGACTGCGAGTAATAAATTTTCTAAAGTTGAACATAAAGTTCCTATGCTAAGTTTGTCAAATACTTATAATATCGCTGAAATCGAAGATTTTGACAAAAGAGTGAAAAAAATAATTAACTTTTCTGAAAAAATTGAATATATTCTGGAACTGAAATTGGACGGACTTAGTATCAGCCTTATTTATGAAAATGGGAACTTAACGAGAGCAGTCACTCGTGGTGACGGGAAAATTGGAGAAGATGTGACGGAAAATATTATGGAAATCGAATCCATTCCGAAGAAACTGAAAGAGCCGATTTCGCTGGAAGTTCGTGGAGAAATTATTTTGCCTATTCCAAATTTTAATAAAATAAATGAAGAGCGGGAAGAAAATGGGGAAGAAGTTTTTGCAAATCCAAGAAATGCTGCTGCTGGAACAATTAGACAACTGGATTCCACGATTGTTTCAAAAAGAGGGCTTGACTGCTATCTCTATTATTTGGTCAATGCGGAAAATTATGGAATTAAGACTCATCTGGAAAGTATTAAATTTATTGAAAAGCTGGGATTTAAGACAACTAAAGTTTTTGAGAAATATTCCGACTTTAAAACTCTTGAAAAATCTATTGAAAAATGGCGAATAAAAAGAGAAAAATTGGATTATGAAACCGACGGGTTGGTTATAAAAATAAATGATTTCTCATTTTATGAAACTTTGGGCTACACGACAAAAAGTCCACGATGGGCAATCGCTTATAAATTTCCTGCTGAACAAGTTAAAACAAGACTTTTGGATGTAACTTTTCAAGTGGGAAGAACGGGAGTTGTGACACCTGTTGCAGAGCTGGAAGCTGTGAATTTATCGGGGTCGGTTGTAAAAAGAGCTAGTCTTCATAACTTTGATGAAATTCGTAGAAAAGATATAAAAATTGGTGACAATGTGATTGTCGAAAAAGCGGCGGAAATTATACCGCAAGTCGTAAATGTCGTATTTGATGACAGGAAAGGGACTGAAAAAGAAATAAAAGAACCTGAAAGCTGTCCTGTTTGTGGCACAAAACTTGTAAAAGAAGAGGGCCTTGTTGCGCTAAAATGCTTAAATCCACATTGTCCTGAAAAAATTAAAAGAGAAATTTCCTACTTTGTGTCAAGGGATGCCATGAATATTTCAGGTCTGGGAGAAAAAATTGTAGAAAAATTTATTGAACTTGAAAAAATTAAAACCGTAGTCGATATTTATTTTTTGGGAAATTATCGCAATGAATTAGAAAATTTGGAAAAGATGGGGAAAAAAAGTGTTGAAAATTTGTTAAACAGCATAAACGAAAGTAAAAATCAGGACTTCTCCAAAGTTCTGTATGCTCTTGGAATCCCATTTGTTGGGAAATTTAACGCCAACCTTTTGAGTAAAACTTTTAAAGATATTGATGTTTTAAAAGAAAAGTCAGTTGAAGAACTTTTGGAAGTAAAAGGAATTGGAGAAAAAGCTGCAATCGCCGTAAACACTTTTTTAAATAACGAAAATAACTGGAAAATTATTACAGAACTTAAAGAAATTGGCTTAAAATTTAAATTTGAAGGAAATGAAATAAAAGAAGTTAAAGACAATCCGATAAAAGGGAAAAATTTCCTTGCAACTGGAAAATTGCAAAAATATAAACGAAACGAAATAAAAGATATAATTTTAGAAAAAGGTGGAAATTATTTATCTGCCGTTTCAAAAAATTTGGATTTTTTAATTGCTGGAGAAAAAGCTGGAAGTAAGTTAGAAAAAGCTCAAAATTTAGGAATTAGAGTGCTAAGTGAAGATGAATTTGAAAAAGAATTTTTATAATATAAAAAAGGGAGAAAAAGACGTTCTCCCTAATTTTTATCTCAAATTTTGGGTGTGTAAAAATTTTTTGTATGCAAATATTTCAAAAAATCGCTACACTTGACAGTTTTGTATACAAATTTACATAAAAATTCTGAATACTCTCATTTTTTTATTCTAAAATTGTTTTTTTATTCCATTTCAGTTGCTTCCAAAAAGATTTTACCATTTGAATTTAAAAATACAAGTTTTTTTAATTTTGTGTCATAAGCATAGACCATACTGTTATCGTCATCTTCTTTTACAAGCGCAAAATTTTTATAAACTTTTAATCTTCTTACTTCCTTTTCTGCTTGAGCATCTTCATTATCTTCATCGTAATAGTAACTTATGACATAATATCCTTTTGCATCTTTTTTTATTTCAAATTCATCAGAAGTATCAGTATATCCAAATTTTTTATTAAGAAATTTATCTTCGTGAAGTTTTCCGTCAGTTGTAAAATCACGATTTTCTCCGTCACCATAAGAAGCTTTCAATTTTTCTTCACTTTCTTTCTCTGTTTTAGAAGAAAAATCATTTACTTTTTTACTTTTATTTTGATTTCCACAAGCTATCACACTTATAGAAATTGCCAAAACTAAAAACATAATCCCAATTTTTCTAATTTTTTTCATACTTAGCCACTCCCAAACTCAAATTATTTTTAATTTTCAGTATTATTATACCACATAACTCAAAAAATTAAAAATTTTTAAACAATAATTTTAATGTATTTTTATTTTTAAAATTTTTAGAACTATATATCAAAATCATCATCATCGTCGTCATCAAATCCAAAGTCATCATCATGTAAATGCACAACTTCCAGTGCTTTTTCATAATTTGTAGATTTTTTAGAGAAAAAATCGTGTTGAGTAGTTTCCACATTAAGTCCATTTAGCACAATCGGATTAACATTTTTTACTTCAAACTCTTCTTCAAATCCCAAATTCATAAGCGCTTTGTTGGCGTTATATCTGATATATTCCTTAACATCGCCTGTAAGCCCAATATCTCCATATACTTCGTCGGTATATCTGCATTCATTTTCATACAAGTCGTAAAGCAATGTCTTTAATTCATCTCTCATTCCTTTTTTAGTTTCTTCATCAAATGAATTATATAATTCTTGGAAAAGCAGTCCAACAAATACTCCGTGAATCGACTCGTCCGCAATAATTTTCTTAATTATATCACAACTTGCCACCATTTCTCCCTGTCCAGCTAACCAAAGCGGTAAAAAGAATCCGCTGTAAAACAAATAAGTTTCCAAGTAAACCGAAGCCGCCAAAGACATCGCAATATCTCTTCTTGAAGCTTCTGGATTATTCATCTTTTGATAATAATTGTCAATTTTATTGGCTTTGTACTGCAAATGTGGATTTTCCTGAACCCAGTTAAATGTTTCATTTATTTCACGAGTTGACGCTACTGTTGTAAATATTGTTGAGTAAGATTTTGCGTGAATCGACTCCATCATGCACATATAAGAAAGCACTGACCGATTCTGCAGTGAATCAATGTGATCAATAATTTTAGGCATTCCAGTATGACTTTGCAATGTATCAAGCATTGTAAGTCCTCCAAGTGCATGTAAATAAGCCAATTTCATTTCAGGCTTAAGCGCATTCCAGCTGTCAATATCCCTTGACGGAATATATTCCGTATCAATCCAAAATTGTCTTATATTTTGTTCCCAGAAAGTTTCCACATAATCATTTTCAGGGGTATTCCAGTTTACTGCTTTGTATATTTTCTTTTCCATTTTTTGACTTCTCCTAATTTTTATTTTTTTACTTAAACTTAATACAATGGTTTAATATTTTATTTTTTTGTTCATTTTTATTAAACTTTTATATTTATTATTTGCAATAAAATCACTATAAAAGTAATCAATTTTTCTTATAATTTCAGAAAAATCAAGTTTCTTGATATTTTCAAATATATCTGTTTTTAATCCAGTATTTAAAACATGTATATAGTCATCAAAATCATATATTTTATTTTTTTCTTCTCCAAGTAAATTTTCTCTTATTTTCGCAGCTTTACTGACTAGACAAATATACTGAAAATCTTTATTAATATATTGTGTTTTATTATCTGGATGAGCCATTCCAAAATGTTGATTTGGAGTCAGCATTATTATATTTTCTAGATAATTTGATATTTCCGGGACTTCATTTTGAGGAAATATGTGATGTGCCTGTGTTGCTTTTATTGAACTAAGATATTCAGAAATCTGATAGACTTCTGATTTTCCATTATACATAATGTCATTAAATTTTCGAACTATTTTTTTAGCTTTATTTACTTCATAATTAGCCATTGCTTTTGTTTTTAAATTATTTTTCTCAATAAATTCATATTCTGAACGAGTCAATGATTTTTGTTTTCCACTTAATTCATCTCTCCAATTTGAACGATTATACTGCAAATCATTTAATGTTATCGGATTTTTTGAAATTTTTCCTCTTTCTGTACCACATTTTTTTAATTTATAGGCTATCGGATTAATTATCTTTGCAAAAATTCTTCCACATTCAGTTTCTCCATTTATGTTGGTATATTCAATTGTAAATTTTGTAAATTTATCTTTTACCATTTCATACATTTCTTTTGTTTGAAATTTAAAAAAATCATCAAAGATACTTATTAAATTACTATCATCCAGTACTTTCAAAATATATTCATAAAGAAAATTTAAGGCATTCATTGGTCTTAATGCAATTTTTCCTAAAATTTCCCTGTTATTTATAGAATAATAATATCTATTTTTTTCTTTCCTTGTGTTTAAAATTTTACTATAACTTAATAATTTTATTGGTTGACCAAAATATTTATCATATTCACTTCCCACTTTCAATTCAGGATCTGGTTTTGAAAAAATTTCAATAACATTCTCTCTCGCATAATTGCTATGCCAAATATCTGAAACAGTAAACTCACTTATAGAACTACTATCAACATATTCTAATATACAATCTGAAATGATAGATATTACATCATATGTACACTTTTGGTCTATCCATCTTGCATCTCTTGTTTTTTCTTATATCATAATCGAAATTATTTAAAAATTTTGTATAAATACTCATAATATACAACTCCTGTTTCTTTTATAATTTATAGATTCCATCCTTCAAAAAAAACTCTTTTAATTTCATCTGATGAAATTTCTTTAATTTTATTTATTAAGATACTTAAAATAGTAGTGTTATTGAGAGATGGCAATACATTTTTTACGTAATCATTTCCTTGTACAACAAAATTGAAATCATTTATTAAATGATTGATATATAAATTAGAATTTATTCTTAAACTTATACTCCCAACCCCTGCACTTTTTGCATTGTATAATGAAACTAAGACAGAATTTAGTTGAGCTTCATCTTTGTAATAATGAATTCTGCATTCTTCATTCCAAGCACCATCTACATCATTTCCTTCTACATGCATACTAATACTTTTATCAAAATAACTTATACTTTGATTTAATGAAGTGTTTTTATAATGTCTAATATTAGACAAAAAACCTAATGTTTTAATGTATTCATATAAATTATTAAAATAAATTCCTTTTAATCCCCATCTTGGGTTATTCGTCCTATAATCTAAGTTAATCATTTTAATCATCTCCTTAAAATAATTTAATAAAGTTTTTTTATATTTCAGTGTTTATACCAAACCAATAACAACTTGTTTTATCTATATTTAAAGAGCGTGTTTGGTAATTTCTTGCTATTTTATAAAAAGCTCTAAATTCATCACTTGAAATATATCTTTTTTGAGCTTCAGTTAATTCAAATTGATATTTTGGAATTAAAATTGCAACTGAACCATTAACAATATAGCCTTTTTCTTTCTTCATCAATCTGGGATTATATGTCATGTTTGGTGTAAGATAAACTTTTTCATCATTTAAATATTTTTTTACCTGAAAATTTTGCAAATCATTTTTATTTATGTAAGCGTCATAATTTTCAATATTTTCTATTTCTCCATCATTAGAAATATTTCTAGATTTTATAACTCTAATATCATTATCACTTAATTTTCCTATATGAGAGTTTGAATTTGTTATTTGCCTATCACGAAATACTTCAAATACTCCAAATATCATTTTACCATAAATTTTATCAAAATCAAAATTTCTATATATTATCCAATAAGGTAATTTCTGATCAAATATATAATTTTGATTTTGTATAACTTGTTCTTTTCTTGTTATTGATATAATTTCTGTTTTTTTAGGAGGTAATTTCATATTTATAGCTAAATTTACTGTTTCTATCAATACATCTTTAAATCCTTTTTCTCCAAAGTCAATTATACTTTCCACTTTTTTTTTAGATAAAATTTCTCTTGTCTTTTCATATTCAGGAGTATTTAAAATATTTTTAGGCATTATCAATGAGATATTATCTGCTATTTTCATTGCTTTTTCTAAAATTAACTCCGCTAAATTTTTTGTTTCTTTATTATGATTTTTTTTTATTTTTTCTTTTAAATAATTTCCTGATAATTTAGTAAATGGTGGATTTCCTACTACTAAATCTACTTTTTCTGTTTCAGAATAATCTAAAAAATCTTTATTTATAAACTCTATATTAAAATTTTCAGGTATTTCAATTTTAGAAATTAATAATTTAAGAATTTCTAAAATATTCTTATCAATATCTATCAATTTTAAATTAACTTTTGATATATTTTCATATTTTTTAAAAATAAATGGTATAAAGTTCCCAATTCCTACTGATGGTTCTAATATTGTTATTTCTTTATTATCAAAATTTGGTAGTTGTTTGAATATTTCCTGTATTATAAATTTATTAGTATAATAAGCTGAATGTTTTTCTCGCTTAGAATTAGACAATTCGATTATTTTTGATAAAATAGAAAAATTATATTTTTCGTAATTTTTTTCTATAAATTTCTTTATGTCTTTTTTTGTTTTCAAAGTTGTTGATATATTTTTTATTTCTGAACCAGACAGATTATTCTTTTCTAAAAATTTACTTATTTTTCTAGCTATCTGTCTAAAAATTTCTGTAGGAACTGCTTCTCCAATACTTTGACGAATATTCATTTCTTCTTTTTTAGATACTTTTCTTTTTTCTTCTAAAGTTAAATTATTTAATTCTTCCAATTCTAAATTTAACCATTTAAAGTTATCTGGAATTGTCATCATTTTCATTAATTCTCTAATAGAAAAAACTCTATCTTCTTTAGGATGAATAGTGTTTTGACTTGCCATTTGATCATTCCTTGTATGAATACAAGGAGCAACTTTATCAAATATCTGTCTTCTATATTTATCTCCATTTTTTGATTGATTAATAATAATTTCTCCATTTATTATTCTATGAGGTTTTTTTAAATCTTCTTTATTGTCAAATGCACTTTCACCTTCATTAATTTCTTTAATCCATTCTCTCATATGTTTAGGATATATTCTAAAATTATGATAAAAATCATTTTTATCGTATTCTCCCCATCTTAATGATGGCATATTACCAATTATTTCTCTTAAAGTTCTTTCTTTTCTATAATCTGGAAATAATTCCACTGGAGATATCTCATCAGAAAATTTATTGAGAACACCTATAACTAAAGTTCTTGTACGTGAAGAATTTGAACCGTAATTTTTAAAATTTATAACATCTTTATATAATGAGTATTCTTTTCCTAATTCTTCTGTTATCATTTCTCCTATTGAAATAATTTTTTTAGCCTTATCTATGCATCCTGTTTTCCAAAATGTGGAAACATTTTCAAAAATAAAAAATTTAGGTTGAATTTTTTTTATTATTTCAACACTTTCATTTACCAGACTATTTCTATTAATTTCATCTTTGGATTTTTTATGATTAACAACACTCATCCCTTGACAAGGAGGAGTTGCAATAACTACATCAATATAATTTTTTTGAACATTACACCATTTTTTTATTTCATTATATATTTTCTCTTTTGTTTCTTCGTTTCGAATATCTCCACAAATATACCCTGTTTCTAATTCACATTTGTTATTTATTTTCTGTATGTTTAATCTTCTTTCTATAATTTCATTAGTTGCAACACATTTAAAATTTTCTTCTTTAAATCCGAAACAACCTACTCCTGCTGAAGAAAACAAAGAAATATACGTATGTTGCCTTTTGTTTCTCATTTACAACTCCTAATTAACTTAAAATTATTTATTAATAAAAATTTTATTATACTGAACATGAAATACACTCCTCAATCGTAGCTTTCCGAGTTCTAGTATAATAAAGTGATTTTAACCCCAATTTATGCGCATAAATATAAAGTTTTGAAATATCTCTTGTAGTATCAGAGCTCTTTGTGTGAAGAATTATTGAAATTCCTTGATCCACATGTCTTTGGATTACTGACATTAATTTTAACACATTTTTTTGATCCATGTCGTAAGCTGATTTATAAAAGAAAAAGTTATCATTTGTCAAGTATGGCATTGGGTAAAAAGTTTTACTGTCCCCATATTCTCTCACTTCTATCATGTCAACTATTGGCATAACTGAAGCTGTCGAATTCATAATATACGATGTTGACTGATTTGGTGCAATTGCCAGTCTATAAGCATTATAAATTCCGTATTTCATAATTTGATCTTTTAATTTTGCCCAGTCTTCTGTCGTCGGAATATACATTCCTTCAAACAACTCTTTCACTTTATCAGTTTTTGGCTCATAATTTTTTTCCAAATATTTGTCAAAATATTTTCCATTCGCATATTCTGATTTTTCAAAATCTTTAAATGTTTCGTCTCTCTCTTTTGCAATTTCCATAGATCTTTCTAACGAATAAAAATTTACCATCATAAAGAAAACGTTACAAAAATCAAGTGCTTCACGGCTTTCATACATAATGAAGTTTTTAGCTAAAAATCCATGTAAATTCATTGCTCCAAGACCAACAGAATGTAATTCCTCATTTGCTTTTTTAATTGTCGGAACAACATCAATATTTGTCAAGTCTGAAACCATTGTAAGTGAATCAATCGCAGCTTTTGTTACTTCTTTAATTCTTTTATTTTCCATAACTGTTGCGATATTTAGTGAACCTAGATTACATGATATTCCTCTTCTTATCGTATCTTCTTCGTAATAAGCATTAATGTCTGAAACTTCTGATAATTGACATATCTCGGTACAAAGATTTGAAAATTTCACACTTCCAATTCTTTTCAAAGCATGTTCTTTATTTGCGTTATCTTTAAAGAAAATATACGGATAACCACTCTCTTTTTGAGATTGTGAAATTTTTACTAAAATTTCTCTTGCATCAACTTTTTTCTTTTTGACATTTGGATTATCGATTAATTTTTCATACATTTCGTTCATATCCATCTCATCTAAATATTTTCCATATTCCAAAAATACTGTATGCGGATTAAATGTGTAGCAAACTTCCCCTTCCTTGGCAAGTTCCAAAAATTTGTCTGGAATTATTACTCCTGTTGAAAGTGATTTTATTCTCACTTTTTCATCGACATTTATCTTTTTACAGTCCAAAAATTCGTTTATATCCGAATGGAAAACATTTAAATAAACAGCTCCTGCTCCTGCTCTTTGTCCCAATTGATTTGCATAAGAAAAAATATCCTCTAAAATCTTCATAATCGGCAAAACTCCAGAAGCTCTTCCTTCCACACCTTTTATCGCTTCTCCTCTTGCTCTTATTTTCGACAAGTTAATTGAAACTCCTCCTCCAAGTGAAGAAAGCTTCATTGAAGAGTCAAAAATGTATCCAATTCCGCTCAAATTGTCTCCCATTTCATCTAAAAAGCAAGAAACAAGTTCTC harbors:
- a CDS encoding chromate transporter, which translates into the protein MGTLFKLFFSFAKMGLFTFGGGYAMLPMIKREVVEKNKWATEDEIMDYYAIGQVTPGVIAVNTATFVGHKVKGLIGSIFATMGMIVPPIIIITLIAIFLKNFSHLMVIKYAFNGIRACVCVQVFQAIFMMAKKSLPDLICIVIFILVIIFSVTNILDPTLLVILAGVTGVIIKNFTRKKDGKKSDEDSQKIGNGGRE
- the ligA gene encoding NAD-dependent DNA ligase LigA, which translates into the protein MNSLDNEILKNYTNLKNKIEKYNNLYYNEDNPIISDMEYDGLLRKLKEMEKEYPTLLEIDDSPTEKIGGTASNKFSKVEHKVPMLSLSNTYNIAEIEDFDKRVKKIINFSEKIEYILELKLDGLSISLIYENGNLTRAVTRGDGKIGEDVTENIMEIESIPKKLKEPISLEVRGEIILPIPNFNKINEEREENGEEVFANPRNAAAGTIRQLDSTIVSKRGLDCYLYYLVNAENYGIKTHLESIKFIEKLGFKTTKVFEKYSDFKTLEKSIEKWRIKREKLDYETDGLVIKINDFSFYETLGYTTKSPRWAIAYKFPAEQVKTRLLDVTFQVGRTGVVTPVAELEAVNLSGSVVKRASLHNFDEIRRKDIKIGDNVIVEKAAEIIPQVVNVVFDDRKGTEKEIKEPESCPVCGTKLVKEEGLVALKCLNPHCPEKIKREISYFVSRDAMNISGLGEKIVEKFIELEKIKTVVDIYFLGNYRNELENLEKMGKKSVENLLNSINESKNQDFSKVLYALGIPFVGKFNANLLSKTFKDIDVLKEKSVEELLEVKGIGEKAAIAVNTFLNNENNWKIITELKEIGLKFKFEGNEIKEVKDNPIKGKNFLATGKLQKYKRNEIKDIILEKGGNYLSAVSKNLDFLIAGEKAGSKLEKAQNLGIRVLSEDEFEKEFL
- the nrdF gene encoding class 1b ribonucleoside-diphosphate reductase subunit beta, with protein sequence MEKKIYKAVNWNTPENDYVETFWEQNIRQFWIDTEYIPSRDIDSWNALKPEMKLAYLHALGGLTMLDTLQSHTGMPKIIDHIDSLQNRSVLSYMCMMESIHAKSYSTIFTTVASTREINETFNWVQENPHLQYKANKIDNYYQKMNNPEASRRDIAMSLAASVYLETYLFYSGFFLPLWLAGQGEMVASCDIIKKIIADESIHGVFVGLLFQELYNSFDEETKKGMRDELKTLLYDLYENECRYTDEVYGDIGLTGDVKEYIRYNANKALMNLGFEEEFEVKNVNPIVLNGLNVETTQHDFFSKKSTNYEKALEVVHLHDDDFGFDDDDDDDFDI
- a CDS encoding DNA cytosine methyltransferase; the encoded protein is MRNKRQHTYISLFSSAGVGCFGFKEENFKCVATNEIIERRLNIQKINNKCELETGYICGDIRNEETKEKIYNEIKKWCNVQKNYIDVVIATPPCQGMSVVNHKKSKDEINRNSLVNESVEIIKKIQPKFFIFENVSTFWKTGCIDKAKKIISIGEMITEELGKEYSLYKDVINFKNYGSNSSRTRTLVIGVLNKFSDEISPVELFPDYRKERTLREIIGNMPSLRWGEYDKNDFYHNFRIYPKHMREWIKEINEGESAFDNKEDLKKPHRIINGEIIINQSKNGDKYRRQIFDKVAPCIHTRNDQMASQNTIHPKEDRVFSIRELMKMMTIPDNFKWLNLELEELNNLTLEEKRKVSKKEEMNIRQSIGEAVPTEIFRQIARKISKFLEKNNLSGSEIKNISTTLKTKKDIKKFIEKNYEKYNFSILSKIIELSNSKREKHSAYYTNKFIIQEIFKQLPNFDNKEITILEPSVGIGNFIPFIFKKYENISKVNLKLIDIDKNILEILKLLISKIEIPENFNIEFINKDFLDYSETEKVDLVVGNPPFTKLSGNYLKEKIKKNHNKETKNLAELILEKAMKIADNISLIMPKNILNTPEYEKTREILSKKKVESIIDFGEKGFKDVLIETVNLAINMKLPPKKTEIISITRKEQVIQNQNYIFDQKLPYWIIYRNFDFDKIYGKMIFGVFEVFRDRQITNSNSHIGKLSDNDIRVIKSRNISNDGEIENIENYDAYINKNDLQNFQVKKYLNDEKVYLTPNMTYNPRLMKKEKGYIVNGSVAILIPKYQFELTEAQKRYISSDEFRAFYKIARNYQTRSLNIDKTSCYWFGINTEI
- the nrdE gene encoding class 1b ribonucleoside-diphosphate reductase subunit alpha produces the protein MVDNRAKKWIYLNNEIMIKKGEDFQLEKDKEAVYSYFVDYVNKNTVFFHNLEEKMRYLIKNDYYIDFYKMYSHDEIKEVFKLVYDKKFRFASFMSASKFYQSYALKDDTEQKFLERYEDRIAIVSLFLAQGDVEKAKEYALMLINQEYQPATPTFLNSGKKRAGELVSCFLDEMGDNLSGIGYIFDSSMKLSSLGGGVSINLSKIRARGEAIKGVEGRASGVLPIMKILEDIFSYANQLGQRAGAGAVYLNVFHSDINEFLDCKKINVDEKVRIKSLSTGVIIPDKFLELAKEGEVCYTFNPHTVFLEYGKYLDEMDMNEMYEKLIDNPNVKKKKVDAREILVKISQSQKESGYPYIFFKDNANKEHALKRIGSVKFSNLCTEICQLSEVSDINAYYEEDTIRRGISCNLGSLNIATVMENKRIKEVTKAAIDSLTMVSDLTNIDVVPTIKKANEELHSVGLGAMNLHGFLAKNFIMYESREALDFCNVFFMMVNFYSLERSMEIAKERDETFKDFEKSEYANGKYFDKYLEKNYEPKTDKVKELFEGMYIPTTEDWAKLKDQIMKYGIYNAYRLAIAPNQSTSYIMNSTASVMPIVDMIEVREYGDSKTFYPMPYLTNDNFFFYKSAYDMDQKNVLKLMSVIQRHVDQGISIILHTKSSDTTRDISKLYIYAHKLGLKSLYYTRTRKATIEECISCSV